A single genomic interval of Acidobacteriota bacterium harbors:
- a CDS encoding transglycosylase SLT domain-containing protein, with the protein MPVRSVGLTATVIHGFTISHPTGGGQSRPRFRIGVSILAALYLLFLPPVIPAASASALFSENGLGDQVDFWEQVFTRWGQNQVLIHDRQDLRLVYEIMQLDGDYLHDPAAAKAQQQAVRSRLEHWEGLLRHAAGRIESGAPPDPATARILSVVGGRLGRPPAAAELRELAGRLRSQRGIREEFAAGWRRAGRYYPHMQTIFRANGIPEEILAIPFFESSFREDSRSRKGATGVWQFIRSTGRTFLRVNRHLDERLDPLLATYGAVKFLRDAHGKLGSWPLAVMAYNHGTNGIFQARQRLGSDPLTIIRYYSSNQFGFASRNYYSEFLASLRILRQPERYFPNLVQASPWEFREIHLSRSATFAQLQKQYRVPAGVMLDFNPAVIRSRATAKLSFPAGFRLKLPPVEIPGTTVSDDAAPIVATAAPAAPAPATPAGPGPKVHRVQAGETLYRIAMNHKVTVAQLRQWNKLPGNTIRVGQRLVVQP; encoded by the coding sequence ATGCCGGTTCGATCCGTCGGTCTGACCGCCACGGTCATTCACGGCTTCACGATCTCTCATCCAACCGGGGGCGGACAATCCCGCCCCCGGTTTCGTATCGGTGTCTCCATCCTGGCGGCACTTTACCTGCTGTTCCTCCCGCCCGTGATACCAGCTGCGTCCGCGAGCGCCTTGTTCTCCGAAAACGGGCTGGGTGACCAGGTGGACTTCTGGGAGCAGGTGTTCACGCGCTGGGGCCAGAATCAGGTGCTGATCCACGACCGCCAGGATCTGCGCCTGGTTTACGAGATCATGCAGCTCGACGGCGACTATCTCCATGATCCGGCTGCCGCCAAGGCTCAGCAGCAGGCCGTCCGCTCGCGCCTGGAGCATTGGGAGGGGCTGTTGCGCCATGCTGCCGGTCGCATCGAGTCCGGCGCCCCACCGGATCCGGCGACGGCACGCATCCTGTCCGTTGTCGGCGGCAGGCTGGGTCGCCCGCCCGCCGCCGCGGAGTTGCGCGAGCTGGCCGGCCGGCTGCGGTCGCAGCGCGGCATCCGCGAAGAGTTTGCGGCCGGCTGGCGGCGCGCCGGGCGCTACTATCCGCACATGCAGACGATCTTCCGCGCCAACGGGATCCCCGAGGAGATTCTGGCGATCCCCTTCTTCGAGTCGTCGTTCCGGGAGGATTCCCGTTCCCGCAAGGGCGCCACGGGCGTATGGCAGTTCATCCGCTCCACCGGCCGCACGTTCCTCCGCGTCAACCGGCATCTCGATGAACGACTCGATCCCTTGCTCGCCACCTACGGCGCTGTCAAGTTTCTGCGGGACGCCCACGGCAAGCTGGGCAGCTGGCCGCTGGCGGTGATGGCCTACAACCACGGCACCAACGGCATTTTCCAGGCCCGGCAGCGGCTGGGTTCAGATCCGCTCACCATTATCCGCTACTACTCCTCGAACCAGTTCGGGTTCGCCTCGCGCAACTATTACTCTGAATTCCTGGCTTCGTTGCGGATCCTGCGGCAACCGGAACGCTACTTCCCCAACCTTGTCCAGGCGTCGCCCTGGGAGTTCCGCGAGATCCATCTCTCCCGCAGCGCCACCTTCGCCCAGCTGCAAAAACAGTACCGCGTCCCCGCCGGCGTCATGCTGGATTTCAATCCGGCCGTGATCCGGTCCCGGGCCACCGCCAAGCTGTCATTTCCCGCCGGTTTTCGCCTGAAGCTGCCGCCCGTCGAAATTCCGGGAACGACCGTGTCGGACGATGCCGCACCGATTGTCGCCACCGCCGCGCCGGCTGCGCCGGCTCCCGCCACGCCCGCCGGACCCGGGCCGAAAGTCCACCGCGTCCAGGCCGGTGAAACGCTGTATCGCATCGCGATGAACCACAAGGTGACGGTGGCCCAACTCCGCCAGTGGAACAAGCTGCCGGGCAACACCATCCGGGTGGGTCAGCGCCTGGTGGTTCAGCCCTGA
- a CDS encoding ABC transporter ATP-binding protein → MLSRITLADVGVRRNGTELFRVPQLAVTGGRILAILGENGSGKTTFLRLLAGLERDFSGVIRYDEAPPAAFFQGRNQPRDLLLLAQEPVLFDFSVERNLAYGLRLAGLSQRAAHARVAGVLGRLNLEALAKRRATRLSGGEKRRVALARVLAMEPQFLLLDEPFADVDPVNRELLENVLLEQARERGAAVAFTTHQEEIAIRLTDEIVQIVGRRLVPHHPRNVLRGTASMENRQFFFRTGNVTLEILPFTRPPRLVHIPPTEIVVSREALHGTARNQLRGTIRATRQQDEAADITVDCGISLEARITLRSLQEHRLVVGDQVYLSFKTSAVRWL, encoded by the coding sequence GTGCTGTCTAGGATCACGCTCGCTGACGTCGGCGTCCGCCGCAACGGAACGGAGCTGTTCCGCGTGCCGCAACTGGCCGTCACCGGCGGACGCATCCTGGCCATCCTCGGAGAGAACGGCAGCGGGAAAACCACGTTTCTCCGGCTGCTGGCCGGGCTGGAGCGCGATTTCAGCGGGGTCATTCGTTACGATGAGGCGCCGCCGGCCGCCTTTTTCCAGGGGCGCAACCAGCCGCGTGACCTGCTGCTGCTGGCGCAGGAGCCGGTTCTGTTCGACTTCTCGGTGGAGCGCAACCTGGCGTACGGATTGCGCCTCGCCGGCTTGTCCCAGCGGGCGGCGCACGCGCGTGTCGCCGGCGTCCTCGGGCGGCTGAATCTGGAGGCGCTGGCGAAGCGACGTGCCACCCGGCTGTCGGGCGGAGAAAAGCGTCGGGTGGCCCTGGCCCGGGTGCTGGCGATGGAGCCGCAATTCCTGTTGCTCGACGAGCCCTTCGCCGACGTGGACCCCGTCAACCGGGAGCTGCTGGAAAACGTGCTGCTGGAGCAGGCCCGGGAACGGGGCGCGGCGGTGGCGTTCACGACCCACCAGGAGGAGATTGCGATCCGTTTGACGGACGAGATCGTCCAGATCGTCGGGCGCCGGCTGGTGCCGCATCATCCCCGCAACGTGCTGCGCGGCACGGCCAGCATGGAGAACCGGCAGTTCTTCTTCCGAACGGGGAACGTGACCCTGGAAATTCTGCCGTTCACCCGGCCGCCCAGACTGGTGCACATCCCTCCCACCGAGATTGTCGTCAGCCGGGAGGCCCTTCACGGTACCGCCCGCAACCAGTTGCGGGGAACGATCCGCGCCACGCGCCAGCAGGACGAGGCGGCGGATATCACGGTGGATTGCGGGATCAGTCTGGAGGCCCGGATCACCCTGCGGTCACTGCAGGAGCACCGGTTGGTGGTCGGGGACCAGGTCTACCTGAGCTTCAAGACCTCGGCGGTCCGCTGGTTGTAG
- a CDS encoding ABC transporter permease codes for MDFLSEALAKAFRLIVTGDADLYSALWISLTVSLAAITAATLIAAPAGFVLGTCRFPGRRLILTICQTLMAVPTVVVGLLLYATLFRQGPLGPLGLLFTPTAMAIGQTVLILPLLVSLVSAALEQADPRLREEAWSLGAGHRQQFWLLLHHCRIPLAVAVFSALSRAISEVGSAMMIGGNIRGYTRNITTAIALETSKGEFALGIGLGFILLAVALALNALIVVLRRRFRAV; via the coding sequence GTGGATTTTTTGAGCGAGGCGCTGGCCAAGGCGTTCCGGCTGATCGTCACGGGTGACGCCGACCTCTACAGCGCGCTCTGGATTTCGCTGACGGTCAGTTTGGCGGCCATCACGGCGGCCACGCTGATCGCCGCGCCCGCCGGATTTGTGCTCGGCACCTGTCGATTTCCCGGCCGCCGGCTCATCCTGACGATCTGCCAGACCCTCATGGCGGTGCCCACCGTAGTAGTGGGCCTGTTGCTGTATGCGACACTCTTCCGTCAGGGACCTCTCGGCCCGCTGGGCCTGCTGTTTACGCCGACCGCCATGGCCATCGGTCAAACGGTGCTGATTCTCCCCCTGCTGGTGTCCTTGGTCAGCGCGGCGCTGGAGCAAGCGGATCCCCGGCTGCGCGAGGAAGCCTGGTCGCTGGGCGCGGGTCACCGCCAACAGTTCTGGCTGCTGTTGCACCACTGCCGGATCCCGCTGGCCGTAGCGGTGTTCTCCGCCCTGAGCCGGGCGATTTCGGAGGTGGGCAGCGCGATGATGATCGGCGGCAACATCCGCGGCTACACCCGGAACATCACCACAGCCATCGCCCTGGAAACCAGCAAGGGTGAGTTCGCTCTCGGGATCGGACTCGGGTTCATCCTGCTGGCGGTGGCGCTGGCGTTGAACGCCTTGATCGTCGTCCTGCGCCGGAGGTTCCGTGCTGTCTAG
- the moaA gene encoding GTP 3',8-cyclase MoaA: MTHAPTPLADHHNRLINYLRISITDRCNFRCQYCMPTEGIPLLNHADILTYEDILRCARIAISLGLRKIRVTGGEPLVRRGVVSLLAELSRLPDLADLSLTTNGALLGHYAAALRAAGLHRVNVSLDTLRPERFATITRQPVLTNVLEGIRAAEAAGLHPVKLNVVTMRSVNLDEIADFAAMTLHHAYEVRFIELMPVGGHAYWDSAQLVPGEEVLQILSKRYELAPLDDPAGAPVSGRLFQIRGAAGRIGLISPMTDHFCRHCNRLRLTPDGKLRTCLFHEAEVDLRRLLRGGVDDEALAGVFRSAVAQKPAGPAGGIGGGWKCTSAMSRIGG; this comes from the coding sequence ATGACACATGCACCCACGCCACTAGCCGACCATCACAACCGGCTCATCAATTACCTTCGCATTTCGATCACCGACCGGTGCAATTTCCGCTGCCAATACTGCATGCCGACGGAAGGCATCCCGTTGCTGAACCATGCGGACATCCTGACCTACGAGGACATTCTGCGCTGCGCGCGGATCGCCATTTCACTGGGCCTACGGAAAATCCGGGTCACCGGGGGGGAGCCCCTTGTCCGCCGGGGCGTGGTGTCCCTGCTGGCTGAGCTGTCCCGGCTGCCCGACCTCGCCGACCTCAGCCTGACGACCAACGGCGCATTGCTGGGGCACTATGCGGCGGCGCTTCGGGCCGCCGGACTCCACCGGGTCAATGTCAGCCTGGACACGTTGCGGCCGGAGCGGTTTGCGACCATCACCCGCCAGCCCGTCCTGACGAACGTGCTTGAGGGCATCCGGGCGGCCGAGGCGGCCGGCCTGCATCCCGTCAAGCTCAACGTGGTCACCATGCGGAGCGTCAACCTGGATGAGATCGCGGATTTTGCGGCCATGACGCTGCACCACGCTTACGAGGTCCGCTTCATCGAATTGATGCCCGTGGGGGGGCACGCCTATTGGGACTCCGCCCAACTGGTGCCGGGCGAGGAGGTGCTCCAGATCCTCAGTAAGCGCTACGAACTGGCGCCGCTGGATGATCCGGCGGGCGCACCGGTATCCGGCCGCCTCTTCCAGATTCGGGGCGCGGCCGGACGGATCGGACTGATCAGCCCCATGACCGACCATTTCTGCCGGCACTGCAACCGGCTCCGCCTGACCCCGGATGGCAAGCTCCGCACCTGCCTGTTTCACGAGGCGGAGGTGGACCTGCGCCGGCTGCTGCGAGGGGGCGTCGACGACGAGGCGCTCGCCGGAGTGTTCCGGTCGGCAGTGGCCCAGAAGCCGGCCGGACCGGCGGGGGGCATCGGTGGTGGGTGGAAATGCACGTCGGCCATGTCCCGCATCGGCGGCTGA
- a CDS encoding NAD-dependent protein deacylase — MNNGDTLDHAASVFQKSRFNLAFTGAGVSVESGLPDFRSPGGLWDRYDVAEYATLTAFQRHPEKVWTFIHELLDGYGGVQPNAGHRAMAALEAAGALHAVVTQNIDGLHQAAGSRRVVEFHGSLRRLVCLGCGRMCPTDDPSVRALPVPRCACGRVFKPDFVFFGEAIPAAALTDAFALARSCGVLLVAGTSAEVAPASLIPYEAKAAGATIVELNVRPTALTDGLTDHFIAGPFAHTMVALARRITG, encoded by the coding sequence ATGAACAACGGAGACACCCTGGACCACGCCGCGAGCGTGTTCCAAAAGTCCCGATTCAATCTGGCGTTCACCGGCGCCGGTGTGTCGGTGGAATCGGGTCTGCCCGACTTCCGTTCCCCCGGCGGATTGTGGGATCGGTATGACGTGGCGGAATACGCCACGCTGACCGCGTTCCAGCGGCATCCCGAAAAGGTCTGGACATTCATCCACGAGCTCCTGGACGGCTACGGCGGCGTCCAGCCCAACGCCGGGCACCGGGCCATGGCGGCGCTGGAGGCAGCCGGCGCGCTCCATGCCGTGGTTACCCAGAACATCGACGGTCTGCACCAGGCCGCCGGCTCCCGCCGCGTGGTGGAGTTTCACGGCAGTCTGCGGCGGCTGGTCTGTCTCGGATGCGGGCGAATGTGCCCAACCGACGATCCGTCCGTGCGCGCCCTCCCCGTGCCGCGCTGCGCCTGCGGCCGCGTTTTCAAGCCGGATTTCGTGTTTTTCGGCGAGGCGATTCCCGCCGCGGCGCTGACGGACGCCTTCGCCTTGGCCCGTTCATGCGGGGTTCTGCTGGTGGCGGGCACGTCGGCCGAGGTGGCGCCCGCCAGCCTCATTCCATATGAGGCCAAGGCGGCCGGCGCCACGATTGTGGAGCTCAACGTCCGGCCCACGGCGCTCACCGACGGTCTGACCGATCACTTCATCGCCGGTCCATTCGCACACACCATGGTCGCGCTCGCTCGACGGATCACTGGATAA